From one Amaranthus tricolor cultivar Red isolate AtriRed21 chromosome 17, ASM2621246v1, whole genome shotgun sequence genomic stretch:
- the LOC130804826 gene encoding mitochondrial aspartate-glutamate transporter AGC1 isoform X1 yields the protein MEELLNNPVFVSHVIAASGSVAIGTAIVYPLDTIKALIQVGASSRKKLTTGEVLGRVKAVSGYSGLYSGLSWLTLGRISSLGVRFGVYEILTAFYKDGRVDNYVHVSEALCAGMVSGALECCLNSPFEMIKLRKQVAAAIPIPTISNPATKPAPAPIISRLLPGYVPEKATLDRTVNLLSVLSSKNINMAEALKNCPWMMTGSGMLPEVTHVSRPLDIVRLEGWRSLWRNLRSGLARDSIFGGVFFGTWQFMQLAMLNWKAVGMDPPPETNDEVPPLSPFAVSLAAGFSGSLAAIASHSFDTSRTRSQCVVLPRYLAMERRLLKWRRPGNWFERFTGIHPADRNLLLRGVSARMARSGLASFALVGTYFIAVDHLVSNL from the coding sequence ATGGAGGAATTATTAAATAATCCTGTATTTGTAAGCCATGTTATTGCAGCTTCTGGTTCTGTAGCAATAGGCACTGCTATAGTGTATCCTCTTGACACTATCAAAGCTCTCATTCAAGTTGGTGCAAGTTCCAGAAAGAAGTTAACTACAGGTGAGGTTTTGGGAAGGGTTAAAGCAGTATCGGGATATTCAGGTTTGTACAGTGGTCTTAGTTGGTTGACTCTAGGAAGAATCAGTAGTCTTGGTGTTCGATTTGGGGTCTATGAAATTTTGACAGCCTTTTATAAAGATGGTAGAGTGGATAATTATGTACATGTTTCTGAAGCTCTTTGTGCAGGAATGGTATCTGGGGCTTTAGAGTGCTGTTTGAACTCTCCGTTTGAAATGATTAAACTTCGAAAGCAGGTTGCTGCCGCTATTCCTATTCCCACTATTAGTAATCCAGCTACTAAACCTGCTCCAGCTCCCATCATTTCTAGGTTACTTCCTGGATATGTCCCAGAGAAAGCAACATTGGATCGAACTGTCAACTTGTTGTCTGTTTTATCTTCAAAAAATATTAACATGGCTGAGGCCCTGAAAAATTGTCCGTGGATGATGACGGGTTCTGGTATGCTACCTGAGGTCACTCACGTTAGTCGGCCGCTAGATATTGTCAGATTGGAAGGATGGCGGTCTTTATGGAGAAATCTTCGGTCTGGACTAGCTCGAGACTCTATTTTTGGTGGAGTTTTTTTTGGCACCTGGCAATTTATGCAGCTGGCAATGCTTAATTGGAAGGCTGTTGGGATGGATCCTCCACCTGAGACAAATGATGAAGTTCCCCCCTTGTCGCCATTTGCTGTTAGCCTGGCAGCTGGATTTTCAGGGTCATTGGCTGCTATTGCTTCTCATAGTTTTGACACCTCAAGAACCCGATCCCAGTGTGTTGTGCTACCCAGGTATCTAGCTATGGAGAGACGTCTTCTAAAATGGAGGCGCCctggtaattggtttgaaagaTTTACTGGGATCCATCCAGCTGATCGCAATCTTTTACTCCGTGGAGTTTCTGCAAGGATGGCTCGAAGTGGTTTGGCTTCATTTGCTTTAGTAGGGACTTACTTTATTGCTGTTGACCATCTTGTTAGTAATTTATAA
- the LOC130804828 gene encoding tetraspanin-10, with translation MSSEGGTSTFIIKWINFLTVLIALGVIGFGIWMSSHTDGCRKSLTLPVLALGALILVISLIGFLGAWKNNSILLWIYLILLCLILVAILVFTVLAFIVTNNGSGHKVAGLRYKEYQLQDYSSWFLRELNNSHNWKNLKACLVKSKDCANLSKKYKTLKQYKAAKLTPIEAGCCRPPFECGYPAVKASYYDLSYRPASSNKDCKLYKNARTIKCYNCDSCKAGVAQYMKTEWRVVAIFNVILFFVLSIVYFVGCCARRNAASSCSKGR, from the exons ATGAGCTCTGAAGGAGGAACTAGCACCTTCATTATTAAATGGATCAATTTTCTCACTGTG CTTATTGCATTGGGAGTGATTGGATTTGGAATATGGATGAGCAGTCACACTGATGGTTGCAGAAAATCACTCACTCTTCCTGTTCTAGCACTTGGTGCTCTTATACTTGTAAT ATCATTAATTGGGTTCTTGGGGGCATGGAAGAACAACTCCATCTTATTATGGATT TACTTGATACTACTATGCTTGATCCTTGTGGCAATTTTGGTCTTTACCGTATTGGC ATTTATCGTGACAAATAATGGATCTGGACACAAGGTAGCTGGGTTAAG ATATAAAGAGTATCAACTGCAAGATTATAGTTCGTGGTTTCTTAGAGAA CTAAATAATAGCCACAACTGGAAGAATTTGAAGGCCTGTCTTGTGAAGTCTAAGGATTGTGCTAATCTGTCCAAGAAGTACAAG ACTTTGAAGCAGTACAAAGCTGCAAAGCTGACACCGATCGAGGCTGGTTGTTGCAGGCCGCCGTTTGA GTGTGGATACCCTGCTGTCAAGGCATCCTATTATGATTTGAGCTATCGCCCGGCCAGTTCGAACAAAGACTGCAAGTTGTACAAGAATGCGAGGACCATTAAGTGCTACAATTGTGATTCCTGCAA GGCAGGAGTTGCTCAGTACATGAAAACCGAGTGGAGGGTGGTTGCGATATTCAATGTGAtccttttctttgttttg TCAATAGTGTACTTTGTGGGATGTTGTGCGAGGCGAAATGCTGCTTCGAGTTGCTCAAAAGGTCGATGA
- the LOC130804826 gene encoding mitochondrial aspartate-glutamate transporter AGC1 isoform X2 → MEELLNNPVFVSHVIAASGSVAIGTAIVYPLDTIKALIQVGASSRKKLTTGEVLGRVKAVSGYSGLYSGLSWLTLGRISSLGVRFGVYEILTAFYKDGRVDNYVHVSEALCAGMVSGALECCLNSPFEMIKLRKQVAAAIPIPTISNPATKPAPAPIISRLLPGYVPEKATLDRTVNLLSVLSSKNINMAEALKNCPWMMTGSGMLPEVTHVSRPLDIVRLEGWRSLWRNLRSGLARDSIFGGVFFGTWQFMQLAMLNWKAVGMDPPPETNDEVPPLSPFAVSLAAGFSGSLAAIASHSFDTSRTRSQCVVLPRYLAMERRLLKWRRPGNWFERFTGIHPADRNLLLRGVSARMARSGLASFALGI, encoded by the exons ATGGAGGAATTATTAAATAATCCTGTATTTGTAAGCCATGTTATTGCAGCTTCTGGTTCTGTAGCAATAGGCACTGCTATAGTGTATCCTCTTGACACTATCAAAGCTCTCATTCAAGTTGGTGCAAGTTCCAGAAAGAAGTTAACTACAGGTGAGGTTTTGGGAAGGGTTAAAGCAGTATCGGGATATTCAGGTTTGTACAGTGGTCTTAGTTGGTTGACTCTAGGAAGAATCAGTAGTCTTGGTGTTCGATTTGGGGTCTATGAAATTTTGACAGCCTTTTATAAAGATGGTAGAGTGGATAATTATGTACATGTTTCTGAAGCTCTTTGTGCAGGAATGGTATCTGGGGCTTTAGAGTGCTGTTTGAACTCTCCGTTTGAAATGATTAAACTTCGAAAGCAGGTTGCTGCCGCTATTCCTATTCCCACTATTAGTAATCCAGCTACTAAACCTGCTCCAGCTCCCATCATTTCTAGGTTACTTCCTGGATATGTCCCAGAGAAAGCAACATTGGATCGAACTGTCAACTTGTTGTCTGTTTTATCTTCAAAAAATATTAACATGGCTGAGGCCCTGAAAAATTGTCCGTGGATGATGACGGGTTCTGGTATGCTACCTGAGGTCACTCACGTTAGTCGGCCGCTAGATATTGTCAGATTGGAAGGATGGCGGTCTTTATGGAGAAATCTTCGGTCTGGACTAGCTCGAGACTCTATTTTTGGTGGAGTTTTTTTTGGCACCTGGCAATTTATGCAGCTGGCAATGCTTAATTGGAAGGCTGTTGGGATGGATCCTCCACCTGAGACAAATGATGAAGTTCCCCCCTTGTCGCCATTTGCTGTTAGCCTGGCAGCTGGATTTTCAGGGTCATTGGCTGCTATTGCTTCTCATAGTTTTGACACCTCAAGAACCCGATCCCAGTGTGTTGTGCTACCCAGGTATCTAGCTATGGAGAGACGTCTTCTAAAATGGAGGCGCCctggtaattggtttgaaagaTTTACTGGGATCCATCCAGCTGATCGCAATCTTTTACTCCGTGGAGTTTCTGCAAGGATGGCTCGAAGTGGTTTGGCTTCATTTGCTTTA GGAATCTGA